The Pseudarthrobacter sp. NS4 genome includes a window with the following:
- the glf gene encoding UDP-galactopyranose mutase encodes MTADLVIVGSGFFGLTIAEQAATELGLKVVVIDRRHHIGGNAYSEKEEQTGIEVHRYGAHLFHTSNERVWEYVNRFTTFTNYVHKVYGVHKGEVYSLPINLATINQFFRANLTPGQARELIQEQAGELAGTDPQNLNDKGIQLIGRPLYEAFIKHYTGKQWQTDPKDLPAGIISRLPVRYNYDNRYFNDKYEGLPTNGYTAWIEKMAEHPNIEVRLNTDFFDESHEYSKNKVVGKIPVVYTGPVDRYFDYAEGDLSWRTIDFEEEVLDIEDFQGTSVVNYNDGDVPYTRVIEPRHFHPERDYQTEKTVIMREFSRFAEKGDEPYYPVNTSADRERLLKYRDLAASEKNVLFGGRLGTYKYLDMHMAIGAALSMFDNKIRPHYESGDKLESGGVDA; translated from the coding sequence GTGACCGCTGACCTCGTCATTGTAGGGTCTGGCTTTTTTGGCCTGACAATCGCAGAACAGGCCGCTACCGAGCTCGGCTTGAAGGTCGTCGTCATCGACCGCCGCCACCACATTGGTGGCAATGCCTACAGCGAAAAAGAAGAGCAGACCGGCATCGAGGTGCACCGCTATGGTGCACATCTGTTCCATACGTCCAACGAGCGCGTGTGGGAGTACGTCAACCGGTTCACCACGTTCACCAACTACGTTCACAAGGTCTACGGCGTGCACAAGGGCGAGGTCTACTCCCTGCCCATCAACCTCGCCACCATCAACCAGTTCTTCCGCGCCAACCTCACGCCAGGCCAGGCGCGGGAGCTCATTCAGGAGCAGGCCGGGGAGCTTGCCGGAACCGATCCCCAGAACCTGAATGACAAGGGAATCCAGCTTATTGGCCGGCCCCTGTATGAAGCTTTCATCAAGCACTACACCGGCAAGCAGTGGCAGACGGATCCCAAGGACCTGCCCGCCGGCATCATTTCGCGGCTGCCGGTTCGCTACAACTACGACAACCGGTACTTCAATGACAAGTACGAGGGCCTGCCCACCAACGGTTACACAGCGTGGATCGAGAAGATGGCAGAACACCCGAACATCGAAGTGCGGCTGAACACCGACTTCTTCGACGAGTCGCACGAGTACAGCAAGAACAAGGTTGTGGGCAAGATTCCTGTCGTGTACACCGGGCCGGTTGACCGCTACTTCGACTACGCCGAGGGCGACCTCTCCTGGCGCACCATTGATTTTGAGGAAGAAGTACTCGATATCGAGGACTTCCAGGGCACTTCAGTTGTAAATTACAACGACGGCGACGTCCCGTACACCCGGGTCATCGAGCCCCGCCACTTCCACCCCGAGCGCGACTACCAGACGGAAAAGACCGTCATCATGCGCGAATTCTCACGCTTTGCCGAGAAGGGCGACGAGCCGTACTACCCCGTCAACACTTCCGCAGACAGGGAGCGCCTACTCAAGTACCGCGATCTCGCGGCGTCCGAGAAGAACGTTCTGTTTGGCGGACGGTTGGGAACCTATAAGTACCTCGACATGCACATGGCCATAGGCGCTGCTCTGAGCATGTTCGACAACAAGATCCGGCCGCATTATGAAAGCGGCGACAAGCTGGAAAGCGGAGGCGTGGACGCATGA
- a CDS encoding FtsK/SpoIIIE domain-containing protein has translation MRFGSPPLVTGAVLIDGGVPVRRKQRRRPSQEPAAPIALAVHSGAGAGTVVSLRRGTYTIGRSNAGIVIPDAELSRQHARLVVTETKIIIIDLDSENGTYVDGQRIRNAAVSTGSMIRCGNSTMSMVFTDKPEKALSDAGTSVQEPILVQGRPESGSRTILVATAGLPLVIGIGLAVFTGMWMFLAFAAASALALLVPVISGRRQRRETVAAVSAAVDQDTQRRRASGPSLATLVLAAERMQNIPVIPYNETDAWLRLGQAEQPANVRLEPVGTGWETPSAGIVPVVLDLSRPRWAFQGTSTLVDGMIRAIIMQLVVYPRCRTLRLIIHGQAGRLLLSARYLPGVAVTASADACRRIMAEGASAGGRQGVLLITDTTDEDRTKALADDALERGWHVLEFLPAWAGKRGVDVELLERGTTLRRPTGDVVFVPDLAPEEVFNKFCRHLAASPRRQDNEERSIPSTCLLDDVLPHSAAQTAARWALSIKSAGLAAPLGLGRGGARVLDLQADGPHLLVAGTTGSGKSELLRSLALALALSHPPDRVSFLFVDFKGGSGLGPLQGLVHCVGLLTDLASYELERTLTSLRAEIRFREEALASARVPDLAAYRSTPASEHLVIPHLVIIIDEFRMLVDDAPEVLRELMRIASIGRSLGIHLVMATQRPQGALTADIRANVTSSIALRVQSDMESVDIIGSKEAAAISIDAPGRAFLARGTERAQEFQAATTGLTPMESSLNAAITVQLATDYLAPGTAAGADMEPRTPAEAAGSVVTLIHDLWAAMNGESPRVPVAPPLPQDVQEPRRDAPSTAAPAAQDGKLAITLGLMDLPERQKVQPLEWKPAQDSHLALIGAPTSGAGEALELTVRHVLVHQTETHCYFLDGAGTFHYLTSHVRVGAHTGLHDLRRAVRVLERLHLELARRLSQRDDHPVPLLVVISGWGSWVSAFRSRPLAWAEDLVQNLVRDGARAGITVLISGDRELVSARFCGALPNRLYFPAGSNHENRVAWPRMPSTAAVKGRAVVFGPLSGGSAAVCQLYRIASDSSWHSDPVDGPAESPAPRPFRVEALPSRVTAAEIRSMVAPPPVSDVPGNVTSGPPPQNMLIGVGGDELSPASFRFPSGGVVAVLGGPGSGKTNVLRALQALNPAHHWLCPDAGINEDDFWKGLLSQALAGQLPKGTVLLADDADFLSPAAMHSLSELQALGQPIVLAAGYSPLLLQRIPLVMSSRAAATGLLLSPRSVSDGDVFGVRFEVEPVPTPGRGVLITGGRSCPIQVGWVAGN, from the coding sequence GTGCGGTTCGGCTCTCCGCCGCTGGTTACGGGCGCCGTTCTCATCGACGGCGGCGTGCCGGTGCGACGAAAGCAGCGGCGCCGCCCGTCCCAGGAACCGGCTGCTCCGATTGCCCTCGCCGTTCACAGCGGTGCGGGCGCCGGAACAGTGGTATCCCTGCGCCGCGGCACCTACACCATTGGCAGAAGCAACGCCGGGATAGTCATCCCGGACGCAGAGTTGTCCCGGCAGCACGCGCGTCTTGTTGTCACCGAAACGAAGATCATCATCATTGATCTGGACAGTGAGAATGGCACTTACGTGGATGGCCAAAGAATCCGGAACGCTGCCGTCTCCACGGGATCAATGATCCGATGTGGAAACTCAACCATGTCCATGGTATTCACCGATAAGCCGGAAAAGGCACTGTCCGACGCCGGAACATCCGTCCAGGAACCCATCCTTGTACAGGGCCGGCCGGAGTCCGGCAGTCGGACAATCCTCGTCGCCACCGCTGGCCTTCCGTTGGTCATCGGCATCGGACTCGCCGTCTTCACCGGTATGTGGATGTTTCTGGCTTTTGCTGCTGCCTCCGCCCTGGCTCTCCTGGTTCCCGTCATTTCGGGCAGGCGCCAACGGCGGGAGACAGTTGCAGCAGTCAGTGCGGCCGTTGACCAGGACACTCAGCGTCGCCGGGCATCCGGGCCATCGCTCGCCACATTGGTGTTGGCTGCGGAGCGGATGCAGAACATACCAGTCATCCCTTATAACGAGACTGATGCGTGGTTGCGGCTCGGCCAGGCGGAACAGCCCGCCAACGTGAGGCTCGAGCCTGTTGGCACAGGCTGGGAAACTCCCTCAGCTGGAATAGTTCCGGTAGTCCTTGACCTTTCACGTCCCCGATGGGCCTTCCAAGGAACATCAACCCTGGTGGATGGAATGATCAGGGCAATTATCATGCAGCTGGTGGTTTATCCCCGGTGCCGCACCTTGCGCCTCATCATTCATGGGCAAGCGGGGCGGCTCCTGTTGAGCGCACGGTATCTTCCGGGTGTGGCCGTCACAGCATCGGCAGATGCCTGCCGGCGCATCATGGCAGAGGGGGCGAGTGCCGGTGGCCGGCAGGGTGTCCTCCTGATCACCGACACGACGGACGAGGACAGAACCAAGGCCCTTGCCGATGATGCACTGGAGCGTGGGTGGCACGTCCTTGAATTCCTCCCCGCGTGGGCCGGAAAACGGGGCGTTGACGTGGAACTCCTTGAGCGCGGAACGACGCTGCGGCGACCGACCGGCGACGTAGTCTTTGTACCGGATCTCGCACCGGAGGAGGTCTTCAACAAATTTTGCCGACACCTAGCCGCCTCCCCTCGACGGCAGGACAACGAGGAACGGTCAATACCTTCCACCTGCCTGTTGGATGATGTGCTGCCGCACTCTGCCGCTCAAACGGCTGCCCGCTGGGCTTTGAGCATCAAAAGCGCCGGCCTTGCGGCTCCTTTGGGACTCGGGCGCGGTGGGGCAAGGGTCCTGGATTTGCAAGCCGACGGTCCCCACCTCCTGGTGGCCGGCACCACCGGCTCCGGCAAGTCGGAGCTGCTCCGCAGCCTCGCTTTGGCGCTGGCCCTTAGCCATCCACCGGACAGGGTGAGTTTCCTCTTCGTGGATTTCAAGGGCGGCTCGGGACTTGGCCCCCTCCAAGGCCTGGTCCATTGCGTGGGGCTGTTAACGGACCTGGCCAGCTACGAACTGGAGCGCACACTCACCTCGCTTCGTGCTGAAATTCGATTCCGGGAAGAAGCCCTCGCGTCGGCTCGGGTGCCGGACCTTGCCGCCTACAGGTCAACGCCTGCTTCCGAGCACCTGGTAATCCCCCATTTGGTCATCATCATCGACGAATTCCGGATGCTCGTTGATGATGCGCCCGAAGTACTTCGGGAACTGATGCGCATAGCGTCCATCGGCCGGTCCCTCGGCATCCATCTGGTTATGGCTACCCAGAGGCCACAGGGTGCGCTAACCGCGGATATCAGGGCCAATGTCACCTCCAGCATCGCACTGCGGGTGCAGTCCGACATGGAGTCCGTCGACATCATCGGCTCCAAAGAGGCGGCAGCGATCAGCATCGATGCCCCGGGACGGGCTTTCCTGGCCCGGGGAACGGAACGGGCCCAGGAATTCCAGGCAGCAACGACAGGCCTAACACCTATGGAGAGCAGCCTGAATGCCGCCATCACCGTCCAACTCGCCACCGACTACCTCGCGCCCGGCACCGCCGCCGGGGCGGACATGGAACCCCGGACGCCAGCGGAGGCCGCAGGTTCAGTGGTGACGTTGATCCATGATCTTTGGGCCGCGATGAATGGGGAATCTCCAAGGGTGCCGGTTGCCCCTCCCCTGCCGCAGGATGTGCAGGAGCCCCGGCGGGACGCCCCTTCCACTGCTGCGCCTGCTGCTCAGGATGGAAAATTGGCCATCACTCTTGGGCTGATGGACCTGCCGGAGAGACAAAAAGTTCAGCCGCTCGAATGGAAACCAGCCCAGGACAGCCACTTAGCCTTGATCGGCGCTCCCACCTCGGGCGCGGGCGAAGCATTGGAGCTGACTGTGCGCCACGTGCTTGTTCATCAAACCGAAACACACTGCTACTTCCTGGACGGCGCAGGAACTTTTCACTACCTGACTTCCCACGTCCGGGTAGGGGCCCACACCGGCCTTCACGACCTTCGGCGCGCCGTGCGGGTCCTTGAACGCCTGCACCTTGAGTTGGCCCGGCGGCTCAGTCAACGGGACGACCACCCCGTTCCTCTCCTTGTGGTGATTTCGGGATGGGGTTCCTGGGTCTCGGCTTTCAGGTCCCGTCCTCTGGCTTGGGCCGAAGACCTCGTGCAAAATCTTGTCCGGGACGGCGCCCGGGCCGGGATTACTGTCCTGATTTCCGGTGATCGGGAACTGGTCAGCGCCAGGTTCTGCGGTGCGCTGCCGAACCGCCTCTACTTCCCTGCCGGCTCCAACCATGAAAACCGGGTGGCATGGCCCCGAATGCCCTCCACTGCGGCAGTGAAGGGAAGGGCCGTGGTGTTCGGTCCCCTTTCGGGCGGCAGTGCGGCGGTGTGTCAGTTGTACCGGATCGCTTCCGACAGCTCCTGGCACAGTGACCCTGTAGACGGCCCGGCTGAGAGCCCGGCGCCCCGTCCCTTCCGGGTGGAAGCGCTGCCGTCGCGTGTTACGGCAGCCGAAATCCGTTCCATGGTGGCACCCCCGCCTGTTTCCGATGTACCAGGCAATGTCACGTCAGGACCTCCGCCACAAAACATGCTCATCGGAGTCGGGGGTGACGAGTTGTCGCCCGCCTCCTTCCGCTTTCCGTCAGGAGGCGTGGTCGCGGTCCTTGGAGGCCCCGGCAGTGGGAAGACCAACGTCCTGCGGGCGCTGCAGGCACTGAATCCGGCGCACCACTGGCTTTGCCCCGACGCCGGGATCAACGAAGATGACTTCTGGAAGGGGCTGCTGTCACAGGCACTTGCCGGTCAGTTGCCCAAAGGAACAGTATTGCTGGCTGATGACGCCGACTTCCTGTCCCCCGCGGCGATGCACAGCCTTTCCGAACTGCAGGCCTTGGGTCAGCCTATTGTCCTGGCGGCGGGCTACAGTCCCCTGCTCCTTCAGCGCATCCCGCTGGTTATGTCCTCACGCGCCGCCGCGACGGGACTGCTGTTGTCCCCGCGATCCGTCTCGGACGGGGACGTTTTCGGGGTGCGGTTCGAGGTCGAGCCGGTTCCAACTCCCGGGAGGGGAGTTCTCATTACCGGTGGGCGGTCCTGCCCCATCCAGGTGGGCTGGGTTGCGGGCAACTGA
- a CDS encoding WhiB family transcriptional regulator: MDWRNRAACLEKDPELFFPVGNTGPALLQIEEAKSVCRRCPVVDTCLQWALESGQDAGVWGGMSEDERRALKRRAARARRAS, encoded by the coding sequence ATGGATTGGCGTAACCGCGCAGCGTGCCTCGAGAAGGACCCGGAACTGTTCTTTCCCGTCGGAAACACAGGGCCAGCCCTCTTGCAGATCGAGGAAGCCAAGAGCGTCTGCCGCCGGTGCCCAGTAGTGGACACCTGCCTGCAGTGGGCACTTGAGTCGGGCCAGGACGCCGGTGTCTGGGGCGGAATGAGCGAAGACGAGCGCCGCGCCCTGAAGCGTCGGGCAGCCCGCGCACGCCGCGCATCCTGA
- a CDS encoding sensor histidine kinase — protein sequence MAIFTDPIREHADFGPGDAEWLHLLVGDWQMVADLAFADLALWFPHPDHGYVALAHVRPSTTHTVFHGDFVGEGIRSDLQPLVDKAWNSRSIERSSETNWSSDMALRVEAVPMVRNGRTLAVVTTHMDLSSSRMPSRLELTYRQCAYDLLRMGTLGLWPDFASPTGSRRGAPRVGDGLIRLDAEGIVQYASPNGVSAFRRLGDGESLEGRSLAEVTASLLKDRRMVDETLPLVVTGRMPWRSEIESRGVSLSLRAIPLRDEQQRFGALVLCRDVSELRRREMELVTKDATIREIHHRVKNNLQTVAALLRMQSRRMVSEEAKQGLEQAMRRVATIALVHETLSQGLTQSVDFDELIGRQFRLSAEVASPSQQVRTERSGTFGELPSDLATPLALVINELVTNAVEHGLEGRAGTVWLIADRSEGDDGEELTVTIADDGVGLPDTPHVEGLGLQIVRTLVTSELGGTIQWQPREGGGTAVQILLSLAGK from the coding sequence GTGGCAATCTTTACGGACCCCATCAGGGAACACGCTGATTTCGGGCCGGGTGATGCCGAGTGGCTGCATTTGTTGGTGGGGGACTGGCAGATGGTCGCGGACCTCGCGTTCGCCGACCTGGCGCTGTGGTTCCCCCACCCTGACCACGGGTATGTCGCGCTGGCGCACGTCAGGCCTTCCACCACGCACACGGTTTTCCACGGGGACTTCGTGGGCGAGGGCATCAGGTCGGACCTGCAGCCGCTCGTGGACAAGGCCTGGAACAGCCGCTCCATTGAGCGTTCCAGTGAGACCAACTGGAGCAGCGATATGGCCCTCCGCGTCGAGGCTGTACCCATGGTCCGCAACGGCAGGACTCTTGCCGTGGTCACGACGCACATGGACTTGTCCAGTTCCCGTATGCCGTCCCGTCTCGAGCTGACGTACCGCCAGTGCGCCTATGACCTCTTGCGTATGGGGACGCTCGGATTGTGGCCGGACTTTGCCTCGCCCACCGGGTCCCGCCGCGGCGCGCCGCGTGTGGGGGACGGGCTGATACGGCTCGACGCCGAGGGAATAGTGCAGTACGCGAGCCCCAACGGAGTGTCGGCTTTCAGGCGCCTGGGTGACGGGGAATCCCTGGAAGGCCGGTCACTGGCCGAGGTTACCGCCAGCCTGTTGAAGGACCGGCGCATGGTGGATGAGACGTTGCCCTTGGTGGTCACCGGCCGCATGCCGTGGCGCAGTGAGATCGAATCACGGGGCGTCAGCCTCTCACTGCGGGCCATTCCGCTCCGGGACGAGCAGCAGCGCTTTGGTGCGCTTGTCCTTTGCCGCGACGTTTCGGAGTTGAGGCGGCGGGAAATGGAGCTTGTCACCAAGGATGCGACCATCCGCGAAATCCACCACCGGGTTAAAAACAACCTCCAGACCGTTGCCGCGCTGCTCCGGATGCAGTCCCGCCGCATGGTCAGCGAGGAAGCAAAGCAGGGTCTGGAACAGGCGATGCGACGGGTTGCCACCATTGCGCTGGTCCATGAAACCCTGTCCCAGGGGTTGACGCAGAGCGTCGATTTTGACGAGCTGATCGGCCGCCAGTTCAGGCTTTCGGCAGAGGTTGCCTCACCCTCCCAGCAGGTCAGGACTGAAAGGTCGGGAACGTTCGGGGAACTGCCCAGCGACTTGGCCACGCCGTTGGCACTGGTCATTAACGAACTGGTGACCAACGCTGTGGAACATGGTCTCGAGGGCAGGGCGGGAACGGTGTGGCTTATTGCTGACCGGTCTGAGGGCGACGACGGCGAGGAACTCACTGTGACGATTGCTGACGACGGTGTGGGGCTGCCCGATACGCCTCACGTTGAAGGGCTTGGCCTGCAGATCGTCCGGACCCTGGTGACCAGTGAACTGGGCGGGACCATTCAGTGGCAACCACGGGAGGGGGGCGGCACGGCCGTGCAGATCCTCCTGAGTTTGGCCGGCAAGTAG